The segment GGGTTCTTCGGTCCCCCGTCCTGTGCAGTGCTGCTGGACGCCAACTGGAGGTCTCCGGAGTATCTCTGCTGGGGGTGGGCCGGCTCAGTGCCACCCAGCCGGGACGCCTCTGGCCCCCAACTCTTCCCTCATCTTGAACTCACCGGTTCCCCAGGGGTTCCGAGGTCCAGCTGGCGTTGCCACTGTTGCAGGAATGAGGCGGACCCCTGTAGACCTCGTCCACACAGGCAGAGCCAGGCCCCCTGGAGCAGGAGCCGGGCGCTCGCGCCTGCTGCAGCCCCCACTTGCAGAGCCCCCTGCCCCGCGGCCTGGGCTACCCGGGCCAGGGCTCCACCCGGATCCCCAGCGTCTGGGCCCGGACCAGGGCCGCCGTCTAGTCGCCGTAGCTCCTGCTGCACCCACAGGGCTGAGATCTGTAGAGGGGATACAgaagttggtgggaatgcagaggTCTCTGATCCTCGATCCCCTTCCCCAACTCCCTCCTctgcgccccgcccccggcgcccCACCTCTAACAAGGTGGCCCCGAAGTTCACTACGCTGGCCGCGGCTTCTCTTAGCACTAGCCCCAGGGTGGGCTTCCGGGCAGGCGGGTTCTCCGGCTCTCGAGGCTCCAAGGACTTCAGTTCTCTGAACCTCTGCTCCAGATATTCATGGGCTGCGGCCGCAAGGAGCTCCAGGGAAGTCAGAAGTGGGGGCTGGAGGGCCACCTGGAAAGGCACAGGGGCAGCGGGGTCATCGGGACATAGGGCAGAGGTCACCGGGGGGGGGGGCGCTGGAAACCTTCCCAGAGCGTCTCCAGGTGCAGCCCTTACGGGTATCCGTGTAGGCGCACCTCCGTGGAGCTGTGGAAGTGGTAGACCCACAGCAGGGTTTCCAGGGAACTGGGGGTCCCCTTCATGGTTGCCACTGGCCGTGCGAGGGCGGGGGGAAAGACCGGGCCGGGGGGTGGACCGATTGGCCCCGCCATGAGGAGCTGCTCCACGCCTGCGGAGAGGTGCGTTTGTGAGGTCAGAGGACCTGTGGCCTCTCTGTGGCTCGTGGGCAGCGCGGAGGCTGTGACATCACGAACTCTGGGCTCCTCAGGTACCTCATTTTCGTCATGGTGGTTGCCACACTCATTGTCATGAATTGCGTCATCGTGCTCAACGTGTCATTGCGGACGCCCACCACTCACGCCGTGTCCCCGCGGCTGCGCCACGTAAGCACCGGGTGGATGGGcttggggcaggaggtggggcttCAAGCTAACCTCGCCCCGTCCCGCCCACCCCAGGTGTTGCTGGAGCTGCTGCCTCAGCTCCTGGGCTCCGGCGCGCCCCCTGAGATCCCCCGGGCTGCCTCGCCCCCAAGGCGGGCGTCGTCCCTGGGCCTCCTGCTCCGCGCAGAGGAGCTGATACTGAAAAAGCCGCGGAGCGAACTCGTATTTGAGCAGCAGAGGCACCGGCACGGAACCTGGACCGGTGAGCGGACTAGCCCGAGGGGGCCAAGGGGGGCGCCTTCAAGGGCGTGGCTCTTGATCACCCACCCCGAGTCGCCCCCACCAGCTACCCTCTGCCAGAACCTGGGCGCTGCCGCCCCCGAGATCCGCTGCTGTGTGGATGCCGTGAACTTCGTGGCTTCAAGCACGCGGGACCAGGAAGCCACTGGCGAGGTGGGGCCGGAGCACCGAGGTGGGGTGGAGCGCTGGGGGGCCTCGCCATCCCAGACTCTTGCGCAGCTGGCTCCTGCAGCTTTTAGGGACTCAATTTGtgcccaccccttccccaggAGGTGTCCGATTGGGTGCGCATGGGGAAGGCCCTTGACAGCATCTGCTTCTGGGCCGCTCTGGTGCTCTTCCTCGTGGGCTCCAGCCTCATCTTCCTCGGGGCCTACTTCAACCGAATGCCCCAGCTGCCCTACCCGCCGTGTATGTAGACCTGAGGCCACAGCCACACCAAGAATTCCCACCCGTCTCCAGGAGGATATTTGAAAAACACCTTGCTACCACTGCTTTATTACTATCCTTTCCCACTGCCAATGATAAATCTGTATTCATCTTCACAAGGagtcatgtgtgtgcacatgtgtgggtTCGGCCACCTGGCTGGCATCAGAAAGAGCTGCAGATGGTGCAGGCGGTCTCCCGCATGtcaaccctccagaaagcaagaacCACTCTCACTCCCGTCTTCCTGCCCTCCCAGTTTTTCTTGGGCCCCAGTCCCATGTGATCCTCTAGCCCCGTGAGCCTCTCAGAGGCTAAACAGGAGAGACCCGTTTGCAACACTTGCACATCGAGAAGCTGAAGCCAGGCACCTCTGTGGTCTGGCCAGGCTGGAGTGGATAGGAACCAAATGGTCCCAGCTCAAGGTCCACAGGTTTAAGGCTGAGGATGCCTGGGCCCTCCCTTAGTAGTTTCTTGTAGGTTCTCTTAGCCCAGCACTGCCCATCCACCCCCTCTCCACTAAGACTCAGGGACTGCAGATTCCCACCCCCTTCATCCCAGCCATGTTGGTGGGCCCTGGCTAGAACCCGGGATGATGAGAGACAACAGAGTAACCTAGGTCCTGAAGTGGTAGGAGCTGGTTGAATTGTCTTTATTAACAAACGAGATCTCCAAGGCCACTACATTgaggaggggcgggggcagggagggagcggGCTACTTGCTGCTCACACTATATACAGATGCAAGCAAGGGGGGGAGAGGGTGAGAGCTCCCTGCTCCCCCCTCCACCGGGGAAGGGCAGAGGCTAGAAGAGATGGGGATTGTAAAGGGGTAAATGTTTTGGCTGGCGGGATCCCCCCTCCATTCCCTGGGGTTTGGGGGGAGGGTAATCATTAAAGTGCTTTCAGAAAATGAGGAAATGGTCCCTGCCCCTGGAGTGGCTGGTGACCCCCCTAAAACCTAGGGCCCAGTGACCCCCCCCAGGGTCTGGTACATTCAAGGGGGGAGCCGGCTCCCCTGACGTGCAAATGATGGGGCCCAGGGCCCTGCCAAGTCAGCAGCAGTGGGGTATGGGGTCCAAGCCCCAAGAACTCTCCTTGTAAGTGGAGAAAGGGGGGTGGGGCTAGGCCCACTCAGTTCCTGGTAAGGGGAAGCTGTGCCTCTCCCTGGAAGTTGGGACAGGCACAGTTTAGGGGAGGGAAAATGTTGGGGAAGAGGATGGTCACGTGATCACAAAAGCATCAGGGGTCAGAGGTCACGTTCCCAGCAGGCTCCAGTGAATCAAACCAGTAAAAGCAAAAGcccagggagggaagagaagggcgGCCCGGGGAGTCTGGCTGTGGGGGGTGAGCTGGTCCACAGaggccagcccagcccagggccccgTCACCAGTTCATGATGCAGTTACGGTTCAAGGTCATGAAGTAAACTTGGCTGCTGCCCCCGGAGCGGACCGAGGCGAAAaatacctgggtggggaggagaagaagTCACCAGGGTGAGTGGGGCAGCCAAGGTGGAGGTGCCTCAGTTAACTGGGAGAAGGGAGAAACTGCAGGATTTAGTCCCGCAGAGTGCCCCCATTCCCTTCCAAAAGGCAGGAACATGTGGCATGAAGGAGCCCAGACTTCTTAGAGACTGAAGGTGGGGGAAGGGCAGGCTGCCTCTCAGGAAGACCTAtaaccacccctcccccagctctgcccaggcccaggtaggggtggggatggggcccaCACTGTGCAGGAGCCTGGGCGGCTTATCATTCCCACCTTGTCATTCCGCTCACACAGGAACTTGAGCCTCTGGGCTCGTTTGTGCATGAAGACCCCATCCAGGTGGCCTGTCTCCACAGAGCGGATCTCAATGGCTTTCTCTCCCCAGCCCATGATCTGGTTGGAGCAGATGTAGGCtgggtggggagcagagaggggTGATAAGTGGGCTACAGCCCGGCTGGCTTGGAGACACAGGCCAGGGGGGCAGGCCCCTCACTCACCCACAGAGGTGGGCATCTCTCCCCACTGCAGCACCACGTCCTTGATGATCCGGCCGTACGTGTTGACATAGACGCCCTCATCCTCGTAGCACAGCAGCATCTCCATGCCGTCCGTGTTGGGGAGGAAGATGATGGCATGGGGCGTGATCTGGCTCTGGATCTGGGGAGGAGAAAGTGGGTGGGAGGCCCGAAGGCTGGGCCCAAGCTGGGGGCCCCACTCCGCCCGCAGCCCTGCCAAGCTTACATGCACAGGGATGTAGATGTCGTAGCTGTTCCCCGAGTCCACATCCACAGCGTGGAAGCCGGCGCTGGAGCCATAGATGACCTTGAGCCGCTGGCCCTCCTCTACGGTCAGGTCCACCAGTAGAGGGCGGTGCGGGAGGTCAGCAAAGGACTGTGGGGGGAGAAAGGGCTCAGGggatgtgggcagaggagccagaccTTGGACCAGTGATGGAAGTTGAGGCTTGGGTACCTTGAAAGCCATGAATTTGTGGTAAGGTTTGGGGGCCCAGGCATACACCTCCACAGAGTTCTTCAGGGCGATGACCAGGAACTTGATGCGTTCGTATTTCACTAGGGGCAGGAAAAGGGGGGATGCAGGCGCTTCCCTGCTTGGGCTGCAGCCCCTCCCCGGGGTCTGTCTACACCCCCAACTGCAGGCCCCCCCATCTCTGGCCTTCCAAGGCTTTCTCAGCCCAGGACCccgtctctttctctcttctcataAACAAATGTGCCCTGCCACTGTGTTGTGACCTCCTCACCCACGCGGTAGTGCCCGCAGCCCTCCATGTCCCCCACAGTGGTCCAGCCTTGCTTCTTCTCCACTTCCGGATCATTGTGCAGAATCTTGTTCCGGAGCCAGGACAGGTAATACACCCGCAGTTTGTTCCTTTTCCCTGAGGAACAGAGAACCCTCGCTGGAGGCCCAGCTTCCACTTCCCCACCATCCCGTGTGGACCTCGAGGGGTGAGAAAGTGGGGGCCCCATCTTCCAGTTCCTGTCCTGGGGCAGCCCTCCCCTCAGGCACTGAgccctcctcctggccaccgcctcCCCCCAACCTGAGATGGTGATGAGCAAGTTGAGTCCCTCCAGCACGTCCATCTGCTGGAAGCGCCGCCGCCCGATGAGTCCATACACCTTGCCCTGCCCACTGCGGTCCAGCAGCATCAGCCCATTCTCCGTGCCCACCAGCAGGTTGACCCCTGCAAGAGGAGCCCTTGGGCAGATGAGAGGCAGAGCCAGGCCCTCGCCTGACCAGGAGCACGGGGGCACACCAGGCCCCTCTTTTCCTTCCCCACCCTGGCTTACCCCAAAGGGCCGCACAGAGGATCTCGGAATTGAACCGCTTCTTGTACTTCCGAATCTCGGGGGTTTCGCTGTGGGCCCGGGTATTGGTGGGGTTCACGTTGACCACAGAGCCTTTCCTCACGTCGTACTGTAGCTGATCGAGCCGACTGCCCTCTCCACCCACCAGGGCtgcgggaggaggagaggagaagggagtgggctGAGTCTTGTCACTCTGTCTCACTGTATCCCATGCTCCAGGATACTCTGAACCAAAGGGAAAGACTAGGGAATGGACCAGGTGCCTGGAGGAGTCTACACAGGGCCAGAAGGCCTGGCAAAGCCCTCGCTCCCTCATGCAGGTCCCTGGGTCACCTCTGAGCATTCTGCCCCGCCTTGAGTCAAGGCAGCCCCAGAAACCCTTACTGCCTTCGTGCCAGGGCAGGTGTGGGCCACAGGGAAGGCTGTGAGCACTCAGTGAAGCCTGTCATCAGAGGCCACCCgacccctccccaggcctcctaTCTCACCTGTAATGGGAATGGTGTCCCCACTGCCTCCGGGCTGGTAGATCCCCAGGTCCACAAACATCGTAAACGAGCTCTTGCCGGGGGCTTTTACCAGCCCACGAGACTGGTACTGTGGGGTGAGGCTGGCAGTGAGGCTAACATGCCAGACCCCAGCCCGGGCCCACCCCTCCTTTTGCACCCTGGCCAACCAGCTCCCAGGGCTCCCCCTTGCTGACCACAGTGCCCCAGCGCCCCTGGGCCTCCTGTCCATGGCCAGTGACCTCCTCTCGCCCCACGGAGCCACCTCCACCCACTTACGTCACTGCCTCCATCCTTCAAGGGGGGGCTTTGACCTTTGCTGCTCTCAGTGGGCGAGTGGCTGGGCTGGACCACGTCTGGCAGGTTTGTATAGCCATTGCTGTCGGCGTGCAGCAGGCTGCGCTCCTCCTCAGGGGTCTAAAGGAACAAAGGGAAGGGGGCCAGTGCTGGGGCCgaggaggggcagggcaggcTGGAGCAGAACGGGAGAGGAGGGGTACTCACTCGCTGGACCACCATGGTGCCACCCCCGTAGGGGGTCTGGGGCCCGGCTATCTCCTCCACGTCGTGGACCACCATGGTGCTGACGCTGTCTGTGTCTCCATCGCTGCTATGGAGAGAGGAAGGTCAGGAGGGCCCTCTGGGGCCTGCCTGTCACCCAAGTGCCACCTGAGTGCCACAGGGAGCCGGGGCACGGGCACCTGCAGTGTCTGCTGGCACCCAGCAGCTCCCGCCCCACACTGGGGGAGCGCTGGCTGTCCTGAAGAGGCGCTCATCTCAcaggacagtgaaggacagcagGGGACACCAGCCCCCAGGCCTGTATCCCGTTCTCTACGGAAGGGTAGGAAGAACCGGCCGGCAATGACAGCCGAGGCCCCACAGCAGCTCTGGGACGGGAACTGCTTTCCCTCAAACTTGACCCAACACCCCCTCCCTCAGCACCTATCTCTCAGGCGCCTCTGGCAGGGATGTGCCCCTGCCCTGGGCGCCCCCATACCGGGCCCCAGGGGCGTCTCTGCTCCCCTCTGACGGCTCGCCATTGCTCTCCTCTTCCTCATCCTCGCTGCTCTCCACCTCCTCGCTGGACGACGAGTAGTCCATGGCCTTCTTGGGAGGCCGGGGGGCCTCGTCCAGGGTCCGCTCTTTCAGTAGGACGAAATCCTGCGGGGGAGGAGCTGCGTGAGGCGGGGAGGCAGTGGTGCCGCGGAGGCCAGAGAAAGGCAGGGAACAGGAGGGGCTGCCCGCGGCCCTGCTCACTAACCTCACCAATGGCTCGCTTATAGCTCTGGGAAGGGCCGAGGGGGAAGAAGGGCagccaggaggaggcaggagagaggttAAGAAAGGTTAGTAACTGGGAAGGGCCACCCTGTTAGCCCACAGACCCTCCAGCCTCAGACTAATGATGGCCCTGCCCCTGGCGCCCAGCTCTCTGGGGCTCTAGAGGCTCCACAGTGGCCCCCAGGTCCCAAACCATGAGAAGATGGGAGGGGGCCACCTGATGACTTACTGCGGGCCGGCCTGGCCGCGAGCGGTGGTCATCGGGCTTGGCTTTGTTTCCAGGGGAGAGCACAGGAGAGTTGTCCAGTTTGGAGGAGGCTAAATGTGGCAGGGTGGGGGAGAAAGGAGGTCACTGACACCGGCGTAGGGTGGTCTGGCCTCAAGTCCAGCCTGGTAACCACGCTGCCCAGTCCAGAGCTGCCAAAGGTGGGGTCCACCCTGGGGAGACTgaccccagggctgggctcaCGTACCTCCCACCCGGTTCCGCTCCAGCGAGCCGGCTTGCGGGAGGTGCCCGTGAGAGGCCGGGAGGACGCTGTCTGAGCGCTCCCAGCCGGGGTCGCTCCTCCTGAGGTCGGGGTTACTGTGGGAGGGGTGGAGGCAGGGTCAGGGCGAGGGGGTGTCCGCGCCCCGGGAGGCTGAGCTGCACCGCAGAGGAAGCCGTCACCAGGGGGGACAGGTGGCAGAAGTGAAGGTGGGAGGGAGCAGGGGGGACAGCTCCATTACCTACAGGCGTTGGGCGGGCCGGGGGGCGGAGCAGGGGGCCCTGGAGGCTTGGGGCTGCCCCGCTCTGCCCGCCTTTGCAGATAGATTTGCCAGGCGGAGTTGCTGCGAGGTCTGTGGAGGGAGCACAGGgtgccggggcggggcggggcgggggctgaGGTGACTGGGGCGGGGCTCGCCCACCCCTAAGTGGGCAACCTGGCACACTGCCCTCTGCCGCCCGCCCCGAGCCCTAGGCTGCCACCCGCCCCCAGCCAGGTGTTACCTAGCACGGACCGCCTGCGCTGGCCGGGACCCTCCGGCCCCACTGGTGTTAAGGGCAGTGGCGATTGATGAGGTCCTCTGAGGCAcctgaggagggaaggaaggggtcaGGGCTCCGTGACGGCACGGCAGACACCAGGCCCCTCTTAGAGACCCTGGAAGGGGCGCCCCCCACCGTGATGGAGAAGCAGACTTAGGCTGGGGAAGCTGATGATCTCTGTCCAAGGTTCATGAGCAGGGGAGACAGCAGAGCTGGGATCTGGCCGGCAAGTCTGCCCCTGGTGCTCCCTGAACCCCGGGGGCCTCTTCTGCTCCCACACACACCATGGAATCCCCTGGACACACTCGCATGCCGGCCCGCCTACCAGACATCAGGGTGACTCCTGCAGGACCGGCCAGGCTGGACTCCTTACCCTTCCATTCCCTCCAGACACCCAAGCTTGCGTCCACCTCGCCTGCTGACCACTCCCACTCTATCCCCCCAATTTCTCTGCCCTCTTCTGGCTCTGCAAGGCTGCCCTTACCTTTGGAGGGGCCTCATTATCAGGCCGGACCCAGGCTGGGGGGTTCGGGCTGGGGCCAGGCCCTTCGGAAGTGGGGTCTGAGTTCTGCCGGATGACAGCTCCTCGGGCACTCGGCGTGGCAGTGGGTGCGGGCACGGCGGGGTCGGGGTCATGGGAGGCGGGGAAGGCAGCCAGGTTTCGGGTGGGTTGGTCCTGCAGGGACTGGGAGCGGGGTACAGGCGCTGCATATGGCTTCAGTGGGACCCGGTGTGCCACCAGGCTCTGCGGGGAGAGACCAGGGAGGGTGGGCCACCTGCTCTGTGGCACGCCCCCACCTGGGAGCtggggcctgggcagggaggaaggggcagGTCAAGCCTCTGAGTTCCAACTATCCATCGAAAGGGGCTCCTGGAGCCCAAAAACAGgtaagacagagagacagacgtGTGCCTGTCTCTGCCGGCGAGTCCTGAGGTCTGTGCCCCCTGGCTCTGggcatgtgcatgtatgtgtacacGCaaggcacccccccacccccatatcTGTGTGTGAAGACAGGAACAGGGAGAGACTCACCTTGTGCGGTCCCTCCTGGGGCTCTACCGGCCTCTGCATAGGAGGAGTTTGGGAAAGGGGTCCTGGGGGCCCGGGGGAGGCCTGGGGGACGGGGGGCTCAGGCCCTGCGCTGCCTGGCTTGCTCTTGGCCAAGGGAGAGTTCTGCTGTTTGTTCATCCTTGTTCTCTCTTCCACCTGTGAGGCGACAGGACGCCAAGCAGGACGGCTTTTGTCCTGTTCTCAAGTCATGTCCCAACCTCTCCAGCACCGCCCAGACGCACTGCCTGCCCTTTGCCCTCCCCAGGGCCTCCCGCGCGCAATGACGGAGTCTTAGACAGCACAGGAGGCGCTGAGTACCTCTCGGGCCCAGGCTGGCTTGTCGGCAGGGTTGACGCCCCGACCGTAGTGATACAGGGGCTTCCGGTCCCCGGGCAGGATCTGCTGCTGTttctgaagctgctgctgctgctgctgctgctgctgcagggacTTGAGGTAGGCATGCTCCTGCTGCAGCTGCCTCTGCAGGCGCTCGGACTGCCGTTGCTCCTCCAGCTGCTTCCGCTTGTATTCCTGGGCCCAAGTGTAGGGAGAGAGGGCTCAGCAGGGTGGACCCTGGAAGCCAGAGCAGGCACGCCCTTGCTCTCCTCCAACTGCCTAGAGAGGAGAGGTCTCTTCCCTTGATGCCCGGGTGACCCCTTCCCCTGAAGTGCTCCCGTCCCACTGCGGCGGAGATGCTCTGAATGCGTGTCTTCCCAGGGGAAGCTGGGGACCCCGTTACCAGCAGCAGGGCCTGTTCCTGGAGCAGCTGTTGCTGAAGGATCTCGAGCTGTCGCTGCTCCTCCTCTAGCCTGTGACGGATATActcctggggggcggggtggggggcagagggcagggagagagggagaggcggggtgggggtggggggcagcagcGGCGGCGAAGGAGTTGGAGGATGGGGTCAGTGGGGTGAGGATGAGGAGGAGGccgaggtggggggtgggggagagtaaGAGAGAGGCCAGAGTGGGATGAGCCCCACGGAGGCAGGGAATGAGGGGGACACCAGGGCGGAGGCCCCATGAGGGAAGGTGCAGGGGGCAGGAGTCAGGGTGggaggcaaagagatggggaatgaAGGCACAGAgacaggaggagggcagggagccgGGGTGGGGGGTTGAGGGGTgggagaaaacagagagaaagagtgaAGCTGGAAAAGATAGGAGGAATTccgggggagggagagaaggggaaggggcctggggagcagggcaggcaggcggcaggagcaggaggggaggCCAGGGTGGGAAGGGGTGAGTCCGGTGTGCACTGGGGGCGCTGTACCTGCTCGCGCTCCGCCTGCCGCCGCTCCTCCTCCCGCCGCAGAGCCTGCATGTCCTCCAGCCGCCGCTGCTGCTCCTTCTCCTGCAGCTTCCGCTGCTCCCGCTCCCGCCGCTGTTGCTGCAGGCGAGGGGACAGGCAGCCTGAAGGACCACAGCAGACCCAGGGCAGCACTGCACGCGGAAGCAGGGACCCACCTCAGCCCACTTCTGTCCCTCCTGGGCTAGGCTCCATCTCGTTGGGGATGGTGGTGAGAGCGGGTGGCTTCAACTTGCTTCTACAAACCTACCTACCCTCACACCAGAGCCCACAGGGGCCTGGCTCAGGAGGAGCTGCTGTCTAAATGGCTGTGGGCTTGGGATGGGAGCTGCCAAGAGGAGGGGGCCTAATTGGATAAAACCGTCCCCTATCCATTCCGTCACCAAACAGACAAAACCGAGTCCACAACAGTGTCCCCCATGTCCCAGCTACCGGCCTCTCAAATGAACCCTAACGGCCAAAGGGAGTGGGCTGCAGTGGCAGCCTTCAGCCACAAGAGGGCACCAGGTACCCATACACAGAAATGTGACTTAGTAAGGGACCCTGGGCAACATCAGTAGCCCAGGTCACGTTCACTTAATAACTTTGACAATCTTtctgccaaaaaataaataaataaaagaaggaaagaaagaaagagcacaaGCCCTAAAGACACATCAGGCCTTCTCCAGGAAACACCTTGGTAGACAGATTTTGGTTACTCTGCTACCTGAAAgccatatttattaataataatttgtaCTAGGCTCTCTTGAGCAGCCtttcttgaaaattatttttcgtTCAATGAAGACAGGGGCCCACTTTGGGGAGCAGTACACAGGCAGTGTGGAGGCTTCCGCCTCTCTCCTGCTgcttgaaagtcactcagtcgtgttcaactctgtgaccccatggactaaacagtccatggaattctccaggccagaatactggagtgggtagcctatcccttctccaggggatcttcccgacccaggaatcgaaccagggtctcctgcattgcaggtggattctttatcaactgaactatcagggaagcctacttAGATAACTTTTAAATTAAGCTCAGCCCTCCATGAACTTTGGATCATGTAATTATTTCAACAAAAATCCCATCATTTAAGGCAAAATTTTAACCAATCTATAAGGTCTCTTCTTCCTCACCATGCCCCCTGCAAAATAAATAcctttatacacatatacaaagtattttttaaactggGATTTAAAAAACTGCAGCTACTTAAAAATAAGATTCTCTATTCATTAATTTCTGCCATCCACCTCCAATTAGTGCGCTGGACAAGCTTGTAGGAAGCAAATCTAAGCCCCAACAACCATAAGTAAAAGGAGGGCCTTTCGAGGGATCTTATTTACCAACAGACGGGGCACCTGCTGGAGGGACAAGTGCCCAGGACATGGAGGGGTTTGAGCAGAGACCCTCAGCCTCCTCGGGTCGGAAGGGAAACAGAGCAGGCAAACCCCAGAGCTGAGGTTTACATACAGACACGAGGAAGGGGAGACAGTGgctttttggaaaactcagctctGAAGGGATGCTGAGGGTACCACCACCCACACTGGGCTGGTGGGTGCCTTACGGGCCCCTCAGAGAGGACAGAGCCCTTCCCTGCAAGTCTGAAGGCGGGGGGCTGGCCCCCCTCGCTCCCTCTTCTTCATGTTGTCCTAAGCGCACCAGCAGACCAGCAGTGGGACCAGGACCTGGTCAGGTCAGGCCCTTCCAGGAGCACCCGCCCCTCGACATGCCCCGCCCCCACACCTCCTCAACCCGCCGCCGCTCCTCCTTTTGCTCCTCGATGCGCCGCTGGCGCTGGTGCAGGAGGTGTTTGATGTGCGCCTCCGGGTCtcgctgttgctgctgctgcagctgctgctgctgctgctttaaaGCCTCTGAGTTGCTCTTGTTCTCCTGCTGGAGCCGAAGGAATTCCCGGCGGAGGGTCGACTCCCCCGGCACGTTCATGATGGAGCTGGGCAAGACGGTACACGGTACACGGTACACGGGAGTATTGGGGTCAGAAGCCACCCTCCCCTCTGGGAGCCCTAAACACGTGCTTCTGCAAACCAGAGGGGGTCGCCTCGGGTTGCTCCCGGATGACCGAAGACCTGTCCTCCCTCTGCCCCGCCTTGGGCCCGCACTCCTTCAACACCCCAGCCTGCAGCCCTGAGTTCCCTCCAGCTCCTGCATTCGTTCCGTTCCGACTCAGCACACAGGGCCTCCGTCCCATGGGTCCACCTGTCTGTGTCCACCACCCCCAGGCTGAGTCCCCAAGCCAAGGGCCA is part of the Budorcas taxicolor isolate Tak-1 chromosome 19, Takin1.1, whole genome shotgun sequence genome and harbors:
- the MINK1 gene encoding misshapen-like kinase 1 isoform X12 gives rise to the protein MGDPAPARSLDDIDLSALRDPAGIFELVEVVGNGTYGQVYKGRHVKTGQLAAIKVMDVTEDEEEEIKQEINMLKKYSHHRNIATYYGAFIKKSPPGNDDQLWLVMEFCGAGSVTDLVKNTKGNALKEDCIAYICREILRGLAHLHAHKVIHRDIKGQNVLLTENAEVKLVDFGVSAQLDRTVGRRNTFIGTPYWMAPEVIACDENPDATYDYRSDIWSLGITAIEMAEGAPPLCDMHPMRALFLIPRNPPPRLKSKKWSKKFIDFIDTCLIKAYLSRPPTEQLLKFPFIRDQPTERQVRIQLKDHIDRSRKKRGEKEETEYEYSGSEEEDDSHGEEGEPSSIMNVPGESTLRREFLRLQQENKSNSEALKQQQQQLQQQQQRDPEAHIKHLLHQRQRRIEEQKEERRRVEEQQRREREQRKLQEKEQQRRLEDMQALRREEERRQAEREQEYKRKQLEEQRQSERLQRQLQQEHAYLKSLQQQQQQQQQLQKQQQILPGDRKPLYHYGRGVNPADKPAWAREVEERTRMNKQQNSPLAKSKPGSAGPEPPVPQASPGPPGPLSQTPPMQRPVEPQEGPHKSLVAHRVPLKPYAAPVPRSQSLQDQPTRNLAAFPASHDPDPAVPAPTATPSARGAVIRQNSDPTSEGPGPSPNPPAWVRPDNEAPPKVPQRTSSIATALNTSGAGGSRPAQAVRASNPDLRRSDPGWERSDSVLPASHGHLPQAGSLERNRVGASSKLDNSPVLSPGNKAKPDDHRSRPGRPASYKRAIGEDFVLLKERTLDEAPRPPKKAMDYSSSSEEVESSEDEEEESNGEPSEGSRDAPGARSDGDTDSVSTMVVHDVEEIAGPQTPYGGGTMVVQRTPEEERSLLHADSNGYTNLPDVVQPSHSPTESSKGQSPPLKDGGSDYQSRGLVKAPGKSSFTMFVDLGIYQPGGSGDTIPITALVGGEGSRLDQLQYDVRKGSVVNVNPTNTRAHSETPEIRKYKKRFNSEILCAALWGVNLLVGTENGLMLLDRSGQGKVYGLIGRRRFQQMDVLEGLNLLITISGKRNKLRVYYLSWLRNKILHNDPEVEKKQGWTTVGDMEGCGHYRVVKYERIKFLVIALKNSVEVYAWAPKPYHKFMAFKSFADLPHRPLLVDLTVEEGQRLKVIYGSSAGFHAVDVDSGNSYDIYIPVHIQSQITPHAIIFLPNTDGMEMLLCYEDEGVYVNTYGRIIKDVVLQWGEMPTSVAYICSNQIMGWGEKAIEIRSVETGHLDGVFMHKRAQRLKFLCERNDKVFFASVRSGGSSQVYFMTLNRNCIMNW
- the MINK1 gene encoding misshapen-like kinase 1 isoform X13 encodes the protein MGDPAPARSLDDIDLSALRDPAGIFELVEVVGNGTYGQVYKGRHVKTGQLAAIKVMDVTEDEEEEIKQEINMLKKYSHHRNIATYYGAFIKKSPPGNDDQLWLVMEFCGAGSVTDLVKNTKGNALKEDCIAYICREILRGLAHLHAHKVIHRDIKGQNVLLTENAEVKLVDFGVSAQLDRTVGRRNTFIGTPYWMAPEVIACDENPDATYDYRSDIWSLGITAIEMAEGAPPLCDMHPMRALFLIPRNPPPRLKSKKWSKKFIDFIDTCLIKAYLSRPPTEQLLKFPFIRDQPTERQVRIQLKDHIDRSRKKRGEKEETEYEYSGSEEEDDSHGEEGEPSSIMNVPGESTLRREFLRLQQENKSNSEALKQQQQQLQQQQQRDPEAHIKHLLHQRQRRIEEQKEERRRVEEQQRREREQRKLQEKEQQRRLEDMQALRREEERRQAEREQEYKRKQLEEQRQSERLQRQLQQEHAYLKSLQQQQQQQQQLQKQQQILPGDRKPLYHYGRGVNPADKPAWAREVEERTRMNKQQNSPLAKSKPGSAGPEPPVPQASPGPPGPLSQTPPMQRPVEPQEGPHKSLVAHRVPLKPYAAPVPRSQSLQDQPTRNLAAFPASHDPDPAVPAPTATPSARGAVIRQNSDPTSEGPGPSPNPPAWVRPDNEAPPKVPQRTSSIATALNTSGAGGSRPAQAVRASNPDLRRSDPGWERSDSVLPASHGHLPQAGSLERNRVGASSKLDNSPVLSPGNKAKPDDHRSRPGRPADFVLLKERTLDEAPRPPKKAMDYSSSSEEVESSEDEEEESNGEPSEGSRDAPGARSDGDTDSVSTMVVHDVEEIAGPQTPYGGGTMVVQRTPEEERSLLHADSNGYTNLPDVVQPSHSPTESSKGQSPPLKDGGSDYQSRGLVKAPGKSSFTMFVDLGIYQPGGSGDTIPITALVGGEGSRLDQLQYDVRKGSVVNVNPTNTRAHSETPEIRKYKKRFNSEILCAALWGVNLLVGTENGLMLLDRSGQGKVYGLIGRRRFQQMDVLEGLNLLITISGKRNKLRVYYLSWLRNKILHNDPEVEKKQGWTTVGDMEGCGHYRVVKYERIKFLVIALKNSVEVYAWAPKPYHKFMAFKSFADLPHRPLLVDLTVEEGQRLKVIYGSSAGFHAVDVDSGNSYDIYIPVHIQSQITPHAIIFLPNTDGMEMLLCYEDEGVYVNTYGRIIKDVVLQWGEMPTSVAYICSNQIMGWGEKAIEIRSVETGHLDGVFMHKRAQRLKFLCERNDKVFFASVRSGGSSQVYFMTLNRNCIMNW